A genomic window from Quercus lobata isolate SW786 chromosome 10, ValleyOak3.0 Primary Assembly, whole genome shotgun sequence includes:
- the LOC115963729 gene encoding serine/threonine/tyrosine-protein kinase HT1-like: MKTFYWFKQIANNGKSERRLSLGEYERAVSWSKYLVSSGAEIKGEGEEEWSADMSQLFIGNKFASGRHSRIYRGIYKQRDVAIKLISQPEEDENLASMLENQFISEVALLFRLRHPNIITFFAACKKAPVFCIITEYLAGGSLRKYLHHQEPHSVPLNLVLKLALDIARGMQYLHSQGILHRDLKSENLLLGEDMCVKVADFGISCLESQCGSTKGFTGTYRWMAPEMIKEKHHTKKVDVYSFGIVLWELLTALIPFDNMTPEQAAFAVSQKNARPPLPPACPMALSHLIGRCWSSNPDKRPHFDEIVSLLESYAESIERDPEFFSSFKPPSDHTFLLCFPKCIARHRSASIKA, encoded by the exons ATGAAGACTTTCTACTGGTTTAAGCAGATTGCAAACAATGGGAAATCCGAGAGGAGGCTCTCTCTTGGAGAGTACGAGCGAGCAGTTTCATGGTCCAAGTACTTGGTGTCTTCAGGGGCAGAGAtaaagggagagggagaggagGAGTGGAGCGCAGATATGTCACAGTTATTCATTGGGAACAAATTTGCATCAGGAAGGCATAGTAGGATCTATAGAGGGATATATAAGCAAAGGGATGTGGCTATTAAGCTAATAAGCCAGCCTGAGGAGGATGAGAACTTGGCTTCTATGCTTGAGAATCAGTTTATTTCAGAAGTTGCTTTGCTTTTTCGGTTGAGGCATCCGAATATCATTACc TTTTTTGCAGCTTGTAAGAAAGCTCCTGTGTTCTGTATCATCACCGAGTATTTGGCTGGGGGTTCATTAAGGAAGTACCTCCATCATCAGGAACCACATTCTGTTCCACTCAACCTAGTTCTGAAATTAGCCCTTGACATTGCCCGCGGGATGCAATATCTTCATTCTCAAGGGATACTTCACAGGGATCTGAAATCAGAAAATCTATTGCTAGGGGAAGATATGTGTGTGAAGGTAGCAGATTTTGGTATTTCATGCTTAGAGTCTCAGTGTGGTAGTACAAAGGGTTTCACAGGCACGTACCGTTGGATGGCTCCTGAAATGATCAAAGAAAAACACCATACAAAGAAAGTTGATGTTTACAGTTTTGGCATTGTTCTGTGGGAGCTTTTAACTGCATTGATACCATTTGACAACATGACTCCAGAACAGGCTGCGTTTGCAGTCTCCCAGAAG AATGCAAGGCCGCCATTGCCACCTGCATGTCCTATGGCACTTAGTCATCTCATCGGCAGATGCTGGTCAAGCAATCCAGATAAACGGCCACATTTTGACGAGATAGTTTCATTGTTGGAGAGTTACGCTGAGTCAATTGAGCGGGATCCAGAATTTTTCTCATCCTTCAAACCTCCCTCTGATCACACTTTTTTGCTATGCTTCCCAAAATGTATTGCTCGCCATAGATCTGCTTCTATAAAAGCTTAG